From the genome of Actinomycetota bacterium, one region includes:
- a CDS encoding L,D-transpeptidase/peptidoglycan binding protein, giving the protein MAMRHRRRSRRGLKIALGSLAVLGVLGGGTAYAAYRYDASAADRILPGVSIGGVDVSGMTRDEARRAVQAQAEPRLTDDLAVHAAGAVWTVTPAALGVQADVDGAIDRAYAVAGDMSLFSRLYHRIADHPVDVGFRIEYVQDEGAVDAFVEQAYREVAVPAVDARFALEDGEIVTRRSRTGQEIKSDIAVQRILKALARQVDEVDIPVREVTPEVTTTSLGTTLVVDVSANTLVVYEDLEVVREYRVATGTPGYPTPVGTFEIVNKVENPTWYNPAPDTWGADLPASIGPGPGNPLGTRAMYLNAPGIRIHGTWDSSSIGTAASHGCIRMNIEDAEELYPHVPVGARVLVKP; this is encoded by the coding sequence ATGGCGATGAGGCACAGGAGACGGTCGAGGCGAGGACTTAAGATCGCGCTCGGCTCGCTGGCGGTGCTCGGCGTCTTGGGAGGCGGCACCGCCTACGCCGCCTACCGCTACGACGCCTCGGCCGCCGACCGAATCCTCCCCGGCGTCAGCATCGGTGGCGTCGACGTGAGTGGGATGACGCGCGATGAGGCGCGGCGCGCCGTTCAGGCACAGGCGGAACCTCGTCTCACCGACGACCTCGCGGTTCACGCGGCCGGCGCCGTGTGGACGGTGACGCCGGCCGCTCTCGGTGTGCAGGCGGACGTCGACGGTGCGATCGATCGCGCTTACGCCGTCGCCGGCGACATGTCTCTCTTCTCGCGCCTCTACCACCGGATCGCCGACCATCCGGTCGACGTGGGCTTCCGGATCGAGTACGTCCAGGACGAAGGCGCCGTCGATGCGTTCGTGGAGCAGGCGTACCGCGAGGTCGCGGTGCCCGCCGTCGACGCTCGCTTTGCTCTGGAGGACGGCGAAATCGTCACGCGGCGCTCGCGCACCGGTCAGGAGATCAAGTCGGATATCGCGGTGCAGCGCATCCTCAAGGCGCTCGCGCGTCAGGTGGACGAGGTGGACATCCCCGTCCGCGAGGTGACACCCGAGGTAACGACCACCTCCCTGGGAACGACGCTCGTCGTGGACGTGTCGGCAAACACCCTCGTCGTGTACGAAGACCTCGAGGTGGTCAGGGAGTACCGGGTGGCCACGGGAACGCCGGGATATCCAACCCCGGTCGGCACGTTCGAGATCGTCAACAAGGTGGAGAACCCGACCTGGTACAACCCGGCGCCGGACACGTGGGGGGCCGACCTGCCGGCGTCCATCGGCCCAGGCCCCGGGAATCCGCTGGGCACGCGCGCGATGTACCTGAATGCCCCCGGCATCCGGATCCACGGCACGTGGGATTCATCGTCGATCGGGACGGCGGCGTCGCACGGATGCATCCGCATGAATATCGAGGACGCCGAGGAGCTGTACCCACACGTTCCCGTCGGTGCGCGCGTCCTCGTCAAGCCGTAG